In Nematostella vectensis chromosome 12, jaNemVect1.1, whole genome shotgun sequence, the genomic window GGAGATAATCTTTTTCTTCATCTTCGAATGATCGTATAATTCACTCGAGGTGCTCAAAGGGGATTCTATATTTCTTGGAGGCATTGCAACGGTACTGAACAATAGCACGAACTGTACAGTATTGccgaacagaaaaaaatactgcACAATGTTGTCTACATTTATCCGTTATTTGTTTGGAAAGGGTTGCATAACCTTTTGTCAGAATGCGAAAGCTTATAAAATATCTAGTTTGGTAAAAAAACCCACTCAAATTATCTattgttttattgaaaaaagatttttgGTTAATGAATGCAAAGAAGGTCTAAATGTTTGTATAATCGCACTAATTTATGTCATGTCCGTATAAATGGTTGTCTATAAATTCAATTGAATTCACTCTTTTTGTTAAAGATGTCAATAAACACTAATAAATATAAGTTAAATTCATATGACTGTCAATTCGCACATTTGTCTATAGATTTTTTGTTAATGATCGAATAAACACGCAGATTAAAGTACATTTTTCGCCTTTGAATGACGAAAGGCGCGAATGACTGTCGATTTTTGCGATTGAATGTTACTGGCGATGTAAATATCGCTAATGAAATTTGTGTTCACGCAAATGAGTGCTTTTTGACGAAAATGAATGTATATTCGCGTTATTGATCGTATATTGCCGCAAATGAATGTATATTTCCTGgtaatgaacagcaaaaggtgtaattACTACAGCACACGTGAGTTAGTTACTAATTAGGTCACGCAAGATTTTTTTATTCGCTTCGCATATTTTTAACAGGCTTTCGATGCAAACTGTCCGGAATAGGGTACCGTCTGTAATTGGGGCAACACACTGTAATCACAAAAGATATGCAACATGCAAGGaacaaatttttattttgtatcaAGTGGACTATCGTATTAACCTCCACAATGTATTATTCAGCCATTGACCGATTGTTGTAATTATCTCAAAAGCTTTGTCGTTATTAGAATTTGGGATTGCACTATAACAATAACAGTGTGGTGTTTGATGATACTGTACAATGATacataggggacttgcgctaagaaatCGCGTGacttttgggtggcaaactagcgggCGCTCAGGCTGTttgcggcaaaataacagcacaaaaaagcaacttattcagcgcttacgaaattcttatttcacaaaaagggttgtttcatttaaagattttattttttcctcgttctctggtgtgacgggcgcagtcatttccgatttgttttgtttgatttttttttttgaatttgccacccagaaaggcCACGTGATCTCTTGGCGCAAGTCCCCTGTTAGTAGTGGAATTCATCAACATCATGCACATTTCCATCTTCTGATTGATTAATCAAGTAACATGTTTGTCTCATTGTAATCTATTATCACGAATCAAATCACCATGTTATACTCAAATGCAATCATGGTatcattaaagccgcattgtcaccagtttacttccggaggtccgacggaaacctcaaccgttaaaagaaaaaataatctatttaaatccgagataaaaaaaaaggccatccgctctaaattatcaatcacatcctcaaagttacttccaataaacacactgctttcaatattttgaaatatttttcgcgttttccgttaaaaatcatcggagattgctacgtaatcgaccggaagtaaactggtgacaatgcggctttaagtgaTAACATAACTTCTCCATACCATACGAATTTCATCTCAAGGCTGATTGATAAGGCCATCacacaaaaatatattacTTCAAATCCACCACCATTGCGTATATTAGGCTGTCTCAAGATCTACAGGTTCTTGCTTTACAATAACAAGCTGTGGTTTTTGGTGCAGCGGTTCTTGTTTTAATGGTTTATTGTGTTCTGGTTCATTGTGCATTACTTCTTTATGTAGAGGTTTTTTGTGCATGCTAGCTTGATGTCGCTTAAACGAGGCAAAATAAGTGTAACATTTACCACATTTGCTGCAAACATATTTGCTACAATTTCCAAGCTTAACTTTCACAGTTGCTTCGTTCACacttcttttgttttgacttGCCTGTTGAGTACCTGTTTGTTTAACACCCCGTTGTTTTACACCAGTTTTTTTCAAAGCCCTATGTTCCTTCCACTCATGCGATTCAAGAAGTTTGCTGTCACTGAACCGCTTGCCACATTGACAACACTGAAAGGGCTTATCACGCTTGAGATTTGGGCGAAATAGATCAATATTATGCAACCTTTTAATGTGTTCTAGAAGTCGACACTTTTTCAAAAAATCTGTACTACATATTTTGCATTGATGTCTTCTCCGCTTCTCGTGAACAGTCCTCACATGGTCAGAGAGATGGCTGATAGAAAGAAAGCATTTTCCACATTCTCCGCATTTGTATGGTCTTTGCCCtttgtgcacccccctgataTGCTCCTTAAGATAGCTTTCATTGTACAGGCACTTTCCACAATGTCCACATTTAAATGGATTTTTACCACCATGAATTGTCTTTTGATGGTTGTGTAGCTGGTTGTAGGAATCAAAGAACTTCTGACATTGCTCGCATTCAAACTGATCAAGAGTATGCATTGAGAGTATATGATTTCTCAAGTGAGACTTCCTGGAAAATGCTTTACTGCACTCCTGGCATTTGTGTGGTTTAATTTTGGAGTGCACACTGCTGACATGACGAACTAGATCGGAAGACCTTCTAAAACGATGACCACATTGTATACACTCAAAACCTTTTTCTTCACCAAAATGCAATGTTGCCTGATGTCGTTTCAGCGTGTGTGACATGGAAAAGCATTTACCACATAAATTACATTTATATGGTCGTTCTCCCAAATGTACAGACTGAATATGATGCCGTAGGTTGTAATTATCCTTAAAGGTGCCGCTACACTGTTCACACTTATAGGGCCTTACTCCTTCATGGACGATTTTCCCGTGACACCTGAGAGCATTACTGGTTCTGAAATATGCTCCACAGATGTCACAGGTGTGAGGCCTTACTCTTTGATGCATATTCTTCATATGACTATTTAAAGTATGGAGATAACCAAAGGTTTTTCCACACTCTTCACACTTAAAATATTTCTTGCCATGATGAACAACATGTATGTGGACCTTGAGGTAATTCTTTTGGTAGCTCTTTCCACAGTAAGGACAATATCCTTTAGTGGCATTTTCCCCATTACCAGGGTCAGAATGTGGTACAGTGCGCTCTTGGGTTAATTCATCGGGCCGGCATACTTCATTGTTACTTTCCAATTGTTTTGCTTCTTCTTCCCACTGCATATCTTGTGCGATAGCTGCGATATTCAGTTCCATACCTAAACTTGATGGTGGCTCTGTAACAGCAATGACTGTCTCAAGCTTGACAATGCTGACATCAACAAGCTCTGGTTGCTCATTTGGATTGTTCATGGTGGAGcactaaaaaaataccaaaacaaTATTCTTTATATTCTTAGATATGGTAATTTAGAAGTAAGGGATCAATTTTGTTCACTTCTTCAGGTGAGACTGAGCTCTCCCATAACATTACTATAGCGGAGCTCCCACGTGAAGCGCCGCgtgagcggagccccatacctaagaaaaagtgtaatataaaacaaatatggtaacaaatattggtaacccatcgactcgagtttttCCTGACGCGATCTCCGTCCGTCCCTTAAAAGCAttgtatgacaaccaaacttggcaggtgtcatgtacgTGTCATGGGAAGTGCAAAactatggtcacgtgattggtgACGTcaccgatgacgtcactagaaacaaaaatatgctgacgtcatcaaaaatatatatatattttatttaggGAAACATCCTGTGACAACAAAACTCggtaggtcacgtgacgtcatcgatgccGTCAATAAATTAAAACTACCCTGACGCTAAAACATCGTATGGCAACTATGCGTCATGTAGATGTTGGGGAAAGGGGGTATAACAAGTTggtcgcgtgatctgtgaaatcgttgacatcgtcaaaaacataaataattataatatttaacattcaaaaaaattattaaCGAGAATAAGCAAAGATctggtcgtttggagctccgcttttaggcaatgcctaaatctatatattaccaGAGCTGTAGTaggccttgaaatattgaggggggggggcacaatacagaaacatcaagaaaatattgtgggCACAGCCATAGGGCCCAAATATTGAgcagtaccccaccccctgttaCCGCCCTGTACAGTTTATTTCCCTAAGGATTCAACCAGTGGTTTTAGCTATGGTCTTAATTGTTATGGTGCTATTATAATCCAGACACCTTAGAGCATTTTTCAGAGGGGGTGGGAGGGTGGCAAGTTTTACAACATGTGTTTCTTTCAAAGAGGtgtgatgggagggggggggaggcaaaATACAGTATCCTAAATCTGCTCAGATTTCAAGTACCAATTTTGACAAACTTCGAAAATCCTAGTGCTGTAACCTACATTAAAACATGAATTATGCATTTGTGCCAAATCCAAGTCTTTTTGCAAGCTCTGTAGATATTCAATAAatcttgttgttttgttatttgaaaGGTATTATAGGTTTATTGGATCGCATAGGCAGAGTTGACTACAAGTTTTTGGTGAACAggtaatgcctggtgcacactagtgacataatgacatagacACGCACACTCTTATGTTCATACATGTTTAGCCTGACATAAccacatggacataatgacatagaagaaaaaaacatgttttttctctatgttgttatgtccatgtctTTAATGTtaaaccattcacacttgaacatacaGACATAAAAGTGTGTGCACATATGTCGTTATGTGGTTATATCACTAGTGTGCAGTAGGGGGAGTTTGACACTCTTCCCATGATGCACTTTGTCAAAGTATATTATCAACCACGGCGCATCGTGATGGCACACAGATGACCTTAGTAATGAAGTCAGTGTGGACAAGATAGAATTGTTCGATGCATTCCAAGGAAGAAACTAGATTGATTATCGCAAAATCCATCGACAATGAAAAATcaatattaaaatttgaaaatggaCGTTTTCTTTGCCTTCCAAATCCACACGGCCTGCACAGGCACTGGGAATGGTGTCACTTTTGATTGTGCGTGAAGTGCGCGCAgacagttttaaaaaaaaaaaaactacaataACCTTATTTTCTAGCCAAAGTCTGCAAAATATTCCTCGAATTTAAGGCTTAGTTATATTCTAATTATCTATTTGGCAAACCCTCACCAAAACTGTGCTTCATATCTTATTTTAGTCAGTCAAAAGCAAAAGACAACCGGTTTATGCAAACCCagtaaaaaagaaagacaGCGAGATGATGTTGTCAATTTTCAGAGACCAGTCGAGTAGTCTATCTTCAAGGCCAAAGTTCGCCCCCTTAGGAGTGAGGTAGTTTAGTGGTTGACCCCGATTTACAATTTACTTAAGGCCTAATGAATTGAATTAGCTAAAGTGTTAGGGCAGAGAGTCCTTAGAATACAAAATATTTGGTTaagaaaaatgtaaacaaacaagaTAGCAGGGCAATGTTACAAGTCTTAGTTTGCATCGCAAAATCCAAACCCAAATCTACTCACCATTATTACATAATGTatgaaaaaacacacacatgaGCTAGCTTGTGCCTCAAACTATAATTccttattttcattttacttGGTTTATACATTAAGTAAGGATAATTTGGctaaactgcagaatacccgtccacttatttggatttttcttgtatttactgcctcgttctatagaaatcgaggtgtgaagtctcattgttaactctttgtggactggtattctgcagttgctCCAATAATTTGACATTTTCTCTGATGCATTTTGACGGATTTCTCCCACGAATTTTGCGCGTATTTTGTTGCTTACTTAGAAAAGCATGCGCAAGTGCTCATGGACAGGGTGACCCCTCCTCtaagtgtgcaccaggcattagaGAACACGAGTCTTTAGGTATTTCGGATCGGATAGCAAAGGAAATTCTTTTGCTACAGAATCACAGCTCGGCAATACCCCAGTCCAAATTGCTTTTTATAAGTCAGTAATAGTGGCACGATCAAATGAATAACCTTTAAACAGCCAATGGCCGCCCGAAAGGAAATGCCGACAATACCATGAAGAAATCACTTCTTTGCAGGCGTTAATCGGCATAGCACTTCGATAGCCACTCGTGTCCTACAATATCATGTTGTAATGCTTGAAATTCGATTGTAACGCGtacctttttgcttttttctcCGCTAGATGTGGTACGATGTGGTCAGCCGACCATGTGAACTGCAAAAACGCTAGCTCCGCATTGGAGCCTGGGAAAGCCACAGGAGTCCCACCTTGCCGTGCCACGACGGAGAAACCACAAataatgtttgttttgaattcCGGTTTATTTTTGTCGCAACATTCTGGCACTCATGGATGTTAGTTGCATGAAGGATGAAGCAGTCTCTACTGACCCATAGTCAGATTTACAactaatttttattaataatataGTTATagtcaagagagcataagataagagagggaaactttggtattacccgcgcgccgtcgattccgaatctggctatttttagtaaccaccaccccaccactgcgcgtaagcatttttactcactctacccccgcgctttggcattgacatcttgttgtttgccgctgatTTGTGgcttgaaaccgaaaaaaaacaccctatttgcacaaataacatcgaaaatttcattctagcattaAAGATACAGGCAgttgcggtttattaagggaatgtagtacttcgagaaTTGCAAGATTTTGAAAACGTGTTAAAAAAGAGACTCCATTCAAAATCAAGGGCGGAAAAAACATCGTGCTTTAAACACCGCTTCCGCTCTAGCTTGCTGCTTCTTCGTAGTTTCTCATTATCTTtctaatggtcaaacgaaatctgtaagttagatatgatattgattttgtgaatattccggttaattgagaaggaatccaagaaaaatacatctcataaaactatccttgtagcgagtgaatgcatttttgtgatgatcaaagccatcAAGCTAAGGTATCTGAGCTTCTCtaatagtgagaaaataaagatggAGATATTACCTGgcccccacacacacaacggccgaaggtccactttcggtttcCAATGTACGTGCTATTTTTAGACAAAACCATAAAGCATAAGGTAGATAACTCtagtatgtagccaaatccgacaataaacttcccatggagatactgcaacgtatataaaaatccatttttgttctttcgggaatggtcagatttttatcttAAAGTGTACTAAAAAAATTCTACCGACGGCTAGGTCTGAAGCCTACTTAGGGTAAACCTTGTGTGAACTCAGACCGAACTTTCCTGCCTTCGTTAAAAAGTACGAAACGTGAATTGGTGGCCAAATCCCGATTGTCAAATACCACTTGAAAAGGGAGGCGGCACGCCTATAAGTTTCCCGAGCAAAAGTTCAATCTACTTAAAACAGGAACTGCTTGGCTAAACATGCGAGCTATTTATATGCGAGCGTTTTATATTTCGCTGTCAAACGCGATAGGTTAGCtaaacaaaatgcttttagTCGTTCCATGGACTTCAATATGCTGACAGCCGATCAGTATATAATTTCTAGATGCTAAATATATCTTAACTACGTGTTTGACTTATTCCTGCGTATATAATTTCTAGATGCTAAATATATCTTCACTACATGTGTGACTTATTCCTGAGTGAcaggttactaaaaatagcaagGATGgcaatcgacatggcgcgcgggtaataccaaagtatCCCTCATTTATCTTATCCTCTTTTGTTAAAGTTTTATTAAATCGCAGTTACAAATTGAATAACAGATGAAGGCGCAAtacaagggggaggggtgttggGTGGAAGTAACAAAGATGGTGATGGATTTCAGCCAATCTTAAGGGAATTTCGTGGTTTAGAATTTAGACCAGCAAACTCTGTTCCTCCTGCCCTAGTATGGGTCCGCTTCAAAACAATCCAGCCCCGATAAAGTCCCCAATTTTTGCAGTTATTTTTACTGCACCATTTATCATAAAGTGTTATAGCATTGATGGCCTAGTGGTTGGCAAACCAGGGGCGGATCAAGAAGTTTAAAAAGGGGGGGACCGAAGcaaaagtttcaagaaaggggggacCGGCCTTATTGTTCATCCgtatatttccttataattcttGTTGTTTGAAGCCAAATGTCTAAAAATAGGGGGGGGCAGGGCCactcgccccccccccctagatccgcctctGCAAACTGGCCTCTCATCGCTGCAACCGAAATTCGAATTCCGGGCTCTGAACTCGAGGACTTTTCTAGGATCAGGTCTGGATTTGAATGTGGTGCTGTTAGTGGGTTAACTTGTTTCTCCTACGTTTCCAGTTTTTTGGACGAGACCCAAAACACTGTGTGCTATTCGTAAGAGTAGGGAGTTGCTCCCGGTTGCCTAGTTATCTCTCTCTGGACCCAGAGAACGAAGAGCCCGCGCTTTGATCATTATTGTTCTtgctgttattattattattattattattattattattattattattattattattattattattatttattattattattattattattattattattattattattattattattattattattattattattattattattatatcaaAACCTTTTGAACGTAAATGTTCAAGTATCGTCCGTAATTGCAGTTTACTGGAAGAAGGGTGGTTAATAAAAAGTTCAAATACTCATTAATAGCCATTTCGCCAATCGGTCAACGGAATTTTGGTCACGGCGATGGACTTCTATCAATAAACTACTCCTCGTTAAGTTCGTTAAGTAATAAAGGAATACTAAGTTACCCTTtgatgataacaataacaaacacacacaacgAACAAAGAAAACGATTGTGAATAAACTAgctattgtcttttatcggTTTAAAGATTCCTCGGGGCATAGCCTCTAGTTGATCtttaaaccccccccccccaaaaaaaaaaaaaaaaaaaaaaaaacactctttTTTCAAACAGTACACAACCAGTTGGATTCATCAACATTTGTTTATGATTACATAAAATGAAATGATTACAATCTAGTTTTTGATTTACTTTCGGATTGGATATCACTCTAAAAGGATAACTTCATTCATGCCTGAAGTTACATTGGTACCAATAAAATAAcaatgtatatgtatatatacaatatatacagtatatgtaTATAACAAAACTTTTAGTTAGTCTCAATCAATGGCTAAATCATTGTTTGTCTCCTTGTCTATCGTTTGTTATAGGCAGGAGAGTTTGTAATTTCCAACGTCGTACAGGACATGACTGAATTTGTCAATTACCCTTTACTCCGTCAAGTTTTTTCTGCGCATGGTTGAATAGCCAGATCCCTCTGTTCTCCTAACGATCCTGGATACTGTTCTTCGTGTCTGAACACTGAGACTTCCATTGTTGGTTGTTCGTCACTAGAGTTTTGAACCTCGGGTCTTCAAGGGTGGTTAGTCAAGTTGATCTTAGAGGTAAATCTCCTGTCACAAAGTATACACCTGTAGGGTCTCTCTTACCCGTGTACCATGCACGGCATCGTCGGTGAGGACATTTAGTCGCCCGCGAACAGTACGTAAGCGGTCTTCATTGCCCTTGACTACGTAAAGATGGCGTCTTAGTTGGAAAAGCCCATTGTATTTTAAACCAATCAAAAACAGCATATTTTAAGCCACTAATGTGCAAATGATCCAGGGGAAGCGGGGTTTTGGCCTTGAGGACAGAAAACGGCATCAATTTTGCTAAAATTCTCGAGAAAATCGACCTATAATGATGGCAATCGAATTCCCCCTCGATAAAAATATTACCCATTTAGCTAGGAATGGCTTCATTTTGCTGTCTTGTCGGAGTTTTTTAAGGAAATCTGAGGGTAACTGGTCGAAGTATTAGCTCTCATGAATGGAATCACGAGGTAAGTTCGTGTCGCGAATGATTATTAAACATTCTACGATCTTTTCCGTCTTGGCATGTTGTGTTGGTTGTGTATCGCATCGCCATTAGAGGCTTCagctgtttttattgattgtgGCTTTCAAATTGGTTTTACATAAAGTTAGTCGCTTACTATCATAATGCTATGGTTTCAGAAAACCTCTACGATAACTTTAAGCAACTTAAATATTTTGCAAGCTTCTACAATAATTAGTATGAATATTATGTTTTCGTATTTCGTTTGCTAAAATAATGGAGTCTGCCTGACTCAACCGAAAGCTATAAGTAGTTACTTAATTTATACAAATATATTGCAATGATATCGGCCTTTAATTCTAACTTCTAACTTCATTGCTTTTCTTTGCTTTTAAGATTACGCCGTTTCTTCTCAGGAATAACGTTCCTGTTAGCCGGTGCAACGATCACGTAGTGATCTTGGATGATGGCTTTGAGGCGATTTGTAGCCGGCTTTGTTTGGCTGTGCGTACGGTGCAGGGCCTGAAGCTCATGGTGGATTGATTCGCCTCCCTGCTCCCCGAAAAAGCCCAAATGGAATCTCCAGCGCCTGATGAATTTCCACGACGTGGTGCTCCAGCATGTGTAACTTGGGAGGGAAAGACTCATCAGGAAATGTTTCGCGGTAGTAACCACATAGTAGTTTGATATCTTGCTCTGTTGGCGAAAAATAAGTCAAAATAGGTTTGAATATTCAGGTTGTAGAATGGCACTATTTCAATTCGTATTTACCCAGAATTGATAACTGTTCTTGGGACATCGGGGTCGCAGAATTGTACTTGAAGTGGCAAACACTGAATAAGCTGAACAACTGTTGGAATTTTGCCTTGACAGTTCTTGCCTGGCCAAGTAGTTCTGGACACTCAGTCTGGCAGACCTCAATGACTCTGTGGCAAACGGCTTCAATATTCTTGGGCTTTGTGAACAAAATGTGGACAAAATCCAGTTACTAAACCACCTGTCGTAGCGAAACAAATACTTTAAGATATGTTGCTATTTCAACCAATTATTTCGTTTCTAACAAAGGATtaatttagatttttataaataaaaacctACCGCGTAAGCTTTCCAAGGGCAAACCAAGGTAGGCGGAGGTCAGCTTTCATGGCCAAGGCCTCTCCCTCTGGAATCTGCAAGATGAGTTCCTTGCCAAGGGCTTTCTTTAGAACTGCCTCGCGCTCCTTCTTCTCCTTTTGTCGCAGTTGATGGATAACCAGGGTGTCCATCTCCCCACCCGCGCTTAGCCTCCCACCGACCTTCTGTAAATGAGAGACCCTTCTTCTCAAATGCCGGACAGAAACCTCGTCATTTGGCTTTTGGGAATTTGGCGTGTGTTTTAACACCAATGACTGTGGATCAAAAACAGTAATTAGCTTATTTTGACAAGAAGAAATGGTCaaattgaatgttttttttcgggggggggggggtgggtgggtattTACCTTTCCGCGGCATGGTAGTGAGACGGTTTTGTCAGCTGAGCGCTTTAAAAGTTCTCGCACCACTGCAGTCCCCAGTTCGGCGACCTCCCTATTCATTTTCCCATCTCTCAGGTCTTTTAGGGCCTCGCTGATTGTCTGGGATGGCTGCTGTTGGGCGACGTTTGGGGGGGCGCTGCCTTCGCTTGGTCGACATTCATGTTCCCCACAATGCTGATATTGTACCTCCTTACCGCATCCTTTGCACTTGTATATTTGACTTTCTATCAGACCAAGTAGCGTATGGTTGAACTTTTTGATGTCGTCCCCGGAACTGAGGATTGTTTTACACACCGGGCATGAAGAGTTAACGGCAAGGGCTTGTGTAAGGCACGCGCCACAAGCATTATGCGTAAAGATTGTCTCGACCGGTTTGTCCAATAGCTCGCAGCAAATTGGACAATAGAAGTCGTCTTTTCGGATTTCGTTCAACTCGAACCGTTCTGAAAAATTATCAATCCGTCGACTTGCAATCTCTTTTGTCACATCGGCTATTTGATCTTGTAACGCCGCAACAGAGTCTACAAAGGAGATCCGTCGCTGCGCTTTTCTTGTGTTTCCACCACCTCGCTTTGACTTTTTTGGTCTTCCTCCTTTTCTTGCAAACTCTTCTTTTTCGCAAGTACTGCAAGTGTCAGTCtgtttttcccaaaaaacGACCTCGCGAGTGTGGATGCG contains:
- the LOC5510131 gene encoding gastrula zinc finger protein XlCGF26.1; its protein translation is MNNPNEQPELVDVSIVKLETVIAVTEPPSSLGMELNIAAIAQDMQWEEEAKQLESNNEVCRPDELTQERTVPHSDPGNGENATKGYCPYCGKSYQKNYLKVHIHVVHHGKKYFKCEECGKTFGYLHTLNSHMKNMHQRVRPHTCDICGAYFRTSNALRCHGKIVHEGVRPYKCEQCSGTFKDNYNLRHHIQSVHLGERPYKCNLCGKCFSMSHTLKRHQATLHFGEEKGFECIQCGHRFRRSSDLVRHVSSVHSKIKPHKCQECSKAFSRKSHLRNHILSMHTLDQFECEQCQKFFDSYNQLHNHQKTIHGGKNPFKCGHCGKCLYNESYLKEHIRGVHKGQRPYKCGECGKCFLSISHLSDHVRTVHEKRRRHQCKICSTDFLKKCRLLEHIKRLHNIDLFRPNLKRDKPFQCCQCGKRFSDSKLLESHEWKEHRALKKTGVKQRGVKQTGTQQASQNKRSVNEATVKVKLGNCSKYVCSKCGKCYTYFASFKRHQASMHKKPLHKEVMHNEPEHNKPLKQEPLHQKPQLVIVKQEPVDLETA
- the LOC116619070 gene encoding V(D)J recombination-activating protein 1-like encodes the protein MAGATSEGERINSIHLQNLEKICRVCGNRLKKYKDRFETSYNCKGHVVFLAETYNLSIEKDDQTIHPSKFCRECFRSYRIHTREVVFWEKQTDTCSTCEKEEFARKGGRPKKSKRGGGNTRKAQRRISFVDSVAALQDQIADVTKEIASRRIDNFSERFELNEIRKDDFYCPICCELLDKPVETIFTHNACGACLTQALAVNSSCPVCKTILSSGDDIKKFNHTLLGLIESQIYKCKGCGKEVQYQHCGEHECRPSEGSAPPNVAQQQPSQTISEALKDLRDGKMNREVAELGTAVVRELLKRSADKTVSLPCRGKSLVLKHTPNSQKPNDEVSVRHLRRRVSHLQKVGGRLSAGGEMDTLVIHQLRQKEKKEREAVLKKALGKELILQIPEGEALAMKADLRLPWFALGKLTR